In Blautia wexlerae DSM 19850, a single window of DNA contains:
- a CDS encoding type II toxin-antitoxin system RelB/DinJ family antitoxin — MATKSANLYARIEPDVKEKAESILSTLGIPASSAINMFYKQIILQRGLPFEVKIPSARPVDISTLSEAEFNEELEKGYADMQAGRTKNAKKAFTDIRKDYGL; from the coding sequence ATGGCTACAAAATCAGCAAATTTATATGCAAGGATTGAACCAGATGTCAAAGAAAAAGCAGAAAGTATCCTGTCTACACTTGGTATCCCTGCTTCCAGTGCTATCAATATGTTTTATAAACAGATTATCTTACAAAGAGGACTTCCGTTTGAAGTAAAAATACCATCTGCCAGACCTGTTGACATCAGCACATTATCAGAAGCAGAGTTCAATGAAGAATTGGAGAAAGGATATGCGGATATGCAGGCTGGACGGACAAAAAATGCGAAGAAAGCCTTTACTGACATTCGCAAGGATTATGGCTTATGA
- a CDS encoding helix-turn-helix transcriptional regulator has protein sequence MEAKFVCNLKKYRVAQELTQEQLADIVGVRRETIMRLEKAQYNPSLKLAIDISRAVKAPIEDIFIFE, from the coding sequence ATGGAAGCAAAGTTTGTATGTAATTTAAAAAAATATCGTGTAGCACAAGAATTAACACAAGAACAACTCGCTGACATTGTAGGTGTTCGTCGTGAAACTATTATGAGATTAGAAAAAGCACAATATAATCCGTCACTTAAATTGGCAATAGATATTTCAAGAGCTGTAAAAGCTCCGATAGAAGATATATTTATTTTTGAATAA